Proteins encoded within one genomic window of Ferviditalea candida:
- a CDS encoding AAA family ATPase — MTQSNQAYSYLFERPRDLIEQFIHQAEKVVVGKREVIEKAFIAILCGGHILLEDVPGVGKTLLAKTLAGIVGCSFKRIQFTPDLMPGDVTGVTVFNQKSTEFEFRPGPIMTNLVLADEINRTSPRTQAALLEAMEERSVTVDGRTYPLPEPFILLATQNPLDFEGTMPLPEAQMDRFFMRLHMGYPDKRQEAAMLGNLHGKHPIGSIKPVIVSEELILLQNEVRDVHVDDSLKQYIVSLAQATREDPDILLGASPRASFALMRASQAQAWVLGRTYVIPDDIKMMLEPVLAHRLVLKPDARLAGKSVGEILQFLSENISVPQIGQTVIREDAAAASEGAAVRKKVFW, encoded by the coding sequence ATGACACAGTCGAATCAGGCATATTCCTATTTGTTCGAACGTCCGCGAGATTTGATTGAGCAATTTATTCATCAGGCGGAAAAAGTAGTGGTAGGCAAGCGGGAAGTGATAGAAAAGGCGTTCATCGCCATATTGTGCGGGGGGCATATTCTATTGGAGGATGTTCCCGGAGTGGGAAAAACCCTTCTTGCCAAGACTTTGGCCGGAATCGTGGGATGTTCATTCAAAAGAATCCAGTTCACGCCGGATCTTATGCCCGGGGATGTGACCGGAGTCACCGTCTTCAATCAAAAGTCGACCGAGTTCGAATTCCGGCCCGGTCCGATCATGACGAATCTTGTGCTGGCCGATGAGATCAATCGAACTTCACCCCGCACGCAAGCGGCGCTGTTGGAAGCGATGGAAGAACGGAGCGTTACGGTGGACGGGCGGACATATCCGCTTCCGGAGCCCTTTATTCTGTTGGCTACGCAGAACCCGTTGGATTTTGAAGGGACGATGCCGCTTCCCGAAGCGCAGATGGACAGGTTTTTTATGAGGCTCCATATGGGATATCCCGACAAACGGCAGGAAGCGGCGATGCTGGGCAATCTGCATGGCAAGCATCCCATCGGCAGCATCAAGCCGGTTATTGTCAGCGAAGAATTGATTCTGCTGCAGAACGAGGTTCGTGATGTGCACGTGGACGATAGCTTAAAGCAGTACATTGTCAGCCTGGCACAAGCAACCCGGGAGGATCCGGATATCCTGCTTGGCGCCAGTCCGAGAGCTTCTTTCGCATTGATGCGGGCATCCCAGGCCCAAGCTTGGGTGCTCGGCAGAACGTATGTCATCCCCGATGATATCAAAATGATGCTGGAGCCCGTGTTGGCCCATCGTCTGGTGCTGAAGCCGGATGCGCGATTGGCGGGGAAATCCGTCGGTGAGATCCTGCAGTTCCTATCGGAAAATATTTCCGTTCCGCAAATCGGACAAACCGTTATCCGTGAAGACGCAGCAGCCGCGTCGGAGGGTGCGGCGGTCCGTAAAAAAGTGTTCTGGTGA
- a CDS encoding DUF58 domain-containing protein, with product MSLLFVWAGALFSALLSGGFSPWFLFYSTSVIVLYAIGVQLFFLQRIEARRQLAGSGFMAGEDVKVSLTVTFRYRFPFAWLIVQDQILQDGKPVPVNHRRMFMPGLGTAVIYQYAIPSIPRGKYRFSSVEVYAGDLFGFVQKRVRIPMPQELTVYPRPLDLTRSLTDPAGRYEGAASTMVRLPEGSVQISGIRDYVYGDRISRIDWKVSSRSLGLKTKETAPGISERLLVVLNAERKCYEGNRGRAMFETAVRAAAGIVRSGIDESMKVGLVLSDKGCRSVPASRLFDASVHFDRLAAVKADGEFSTLQVLMEEESKYPSGSGVSGVYITPVLDEGLGKLLEQRRTMRGRWHIVYVFGSPTVSLRDRQYSQALRASGFGFSCIAADSSESFQSPEGGEKIAGVS from the coding sequence GTGTCGTTATTGTTCGTGTGGGCGGGAGCATTATTCTCAGCGCTGCTGAGCGGAGGCTTTTCGCCTTGGTTTTTGTTCTATTCCACTTCGGTAATTGTGCTTTACGCCATCGGTGTGCAGCTGTTTTTCCTGCAGCGGATTGAGGCGCGAAGACAGTTGGCGGGAAGCGGGTTTATGGCCGGTGAAGATGTAAAGGTCAGCTTGACCGTGACCTTTCGTTATCGGTTTCCGTTTGCCTGGCTGATCGTGCAGGATCAAATCCTGCAGGACGGGAAACCGGTTCCCGTAAATCACCGCCGAATGTTCATGCCCGGACTGGGAACAGCCGTCATTTATCAATATGCCATCCCTTCCATACCCAGAGGCAAGTATCGTTTTTCGTCCGTGGAAGTGTATGCGGGCGATTTGTTCGGCTTTGTGCAGAAAAGGGTGCGGATTCCTATGCCGCAGGAATTGACGGTATATCCCCGTCCGCTTGACCTGACGCGTTCCCTGACAGATCCTGCGGGCCGCTATGAAGGCGCCGCCTCAACTATGGTGCGGCTGCCGGAAGGCTCTGTGCAAATTTCCGGCATCCGGGATTATGTCTATGGGGACCGGATCAGCCGCATCGATTGGAAGGTCTCATCCCGCTCACTGGGGTTAAAGACAAAGGAAACCGCTCCCGGAATCAGCGAACGTCTGCTTGTCGTGCTGAACGCCGAGCGCAAATGCTATGAAGGAAACCGCGGGAGGGCAATGTTCGAAACAGCGGTCCGTGCGGCTGCAGGCATTGTAAGATCGGGAATTGACGAAAGCATGAAGGTTGGGCTGGTGCTAAGCGATAAAGGCTGTAGGAGCGTTCCGGCTTCCCGGCTGTTTGACGCCTCGGTACATTTTGACCGATTGGCGGCGGTCAAGGCCGATGGGGAGTTCTCGACCCTTCAAGTGCTGATGGAAGAAGAAAGCAAATATCCTTCCGGTTCCGGTGTGTCCGGCGTTTATATCACGCCTGTTCTGGATGAGGGGTTGGGAAAGCTGCTGGAGCAGCGGCGAACCATGCGCGGAAGATGGCATATCGTCTATGTGTTCGGATCGCCGACAGTCTCTTTGCGTGACCGGCAGTACTCGCAAGCGCTGCGCGCGTCCGGATTCGGCTTTTCGTGCATCGCGGCGGATTCTTCCGAATCATTCCAATCGCCGGAAGGAGGCGAAAAAATTGCTGGAGTTTCATGA
- a CDS encoding response regulator: protein MDGIIAIDVQVRLEGCEEAEMRVFIVEDVAFMRLMLRKILESAGHEVVGEAVDGNDAVNKYIRLKPDLVTMDIMMPFKDGIAATKAIRAMDPQAKILIVSSIGEKAMVKAAVLSGAFDFIIKPVDEVKLLNAVAKASQTVCK, encoded by the coding sequence ATGGACGGTATAATCGCCATTGATGTTCAAGTGCGTTTGGAAGGATGTGAAGAAGCGGAAATGAGAGTATTTATAGTGGAAGACGTCGCTTTTATGCGGTTGATGCTTCGCAAAATATTAGAGTCGGCGGGACATGAAGTAGTGGGCGAAGCGGTGGACGGCAACGATGCGGTTAATAAATATATCAGATTGAAACCGGATCTGGTAACGATGGATATTATGATGCCGTTTAAAGATGGAATAGCGGCAACAAAAGCCATACGAGCAATGGATCCCCAAGCGAAGATCCTGATAGTATCGTCGATCGGTGAGAAAGCAATGGTAAAAGCAGCTGTTTTGTCCGGAGCTTTTGATTTTATAATCAAACCTGTGGACGAGGTTAAATTATTAAATGCTGTAGCTAAAGCGTCGCAGACGGTTTGCAAGTGA